The Leptolyngbyaceae cyanobacterium sequence TAATAATCAATCTGGTTATCCGGCTAATATTTGTATTCATCAATTATTTGAAGAACAAGTAGAAAAAAGACCTACCGCGATCGCCGTTCGATTTGGCGATCGCAAATCCACATATCACGAGTTAAATCAAGGCAGCAATCAACTAGCGCGATATTTACAAAAATTGGGAATTAGCGCTGGAATGCCTGTCGGGATTTGCATGGAACGAAATGCCGTTGCGATCGCGGCAATGTTAGCAATACTCAAAGCAGGTGGTGCTTACGTTCCTCTCGATCCCAGCTATCCTACCGAACGACTGCATTTCATACTGGAAGATGCCGGAATTACAGTGGTATTAACGCAAGAAAATTACACTGATTTATGCCAAACTGACAAAACAAAGATTATTTGTTTGGAAAGAGAATGGGATGCGATCGCCCAAGAGTCAGACGAAAACCTGTCTACTTCTTCCACAGCCGATCGAGTTGCTTACATAATCTACACTTCTGGCTCAACCGGAACCCCAAAAGGGGTGATGATACCGCACCGAGCAGTAAATCGACTGGTACGGGAAACCAATTACGTGCAGATCGAACCATGCGATTGCGGGGAGCGCAGCGCCAGAGGCGATCGCATTGCACAAATAGCAAACCTCGCTTTTGATGCGGCAACCTTTGAAATTTGGGGCGCATTACTCAATGGTGCCCAATTAATTGGAATTGAGCGGGAGATAACGCTTTCACCTACAAATTTTGTCGCTGAATTGCATCAGCAGCAAATTAGCATCTTGTTTCTAACAACAGCGTTATTCAATCAAACAGTCAGCCAAATTCCTAACGCTTTTCGAGGGCTGAAATATTTGCTGTTTGGTGGTGAAATGGTTAATGTAGAGCGCGTGCGTTTGGTATTGCAACAGGGAAAACCGCAACATCTAATTCACGTATATGGGCCTACTGAAAACACTACATTTTCTACCTGGTATGAGGTGCAAGATGTTCGAGAAAATGCTACAACAATTCCCATTGGTAAGGCAATTAGTAATACTCAAGTTTACTTATTAGATGGCAATTTAAATCCCGTTCCCGCAGGCGTTAGCGGGGAAATTTATTTAGGTGGCGATGGATTGGCAAAAGGATATTTAAATCGTTCAGAATTAACAGCAGAAAGGTTTATTAATTTTGATTTAGGGGCGGGTTTGACCCCTTCCCAACCCCCCTTTTTAAAGGGGGCTGGGGGGTTAGGGTTTCCGAATTCGCCAACATTATATAAAACTGGCGATCGCGCTCTTTATCGTCTTGATGGCAATCTAGAATTTTTGGGAAGAACAGATAATCAAATCAAAATTCGAGGATTTCGGGTAGAGTTAGGCGAAATCGAGACACTTATCGCTCAACATCCCACAGTAGAAACAGCAGTCGTAGTCGTGCGCGAAATGGAAAGTGATTCTGCTACACAGGCGCTACTCGATCGCCAATTGATTGCATATCTCGTACCGAAAGAAGAAGCGACGATACCGACAGAACGAGATTTGCGATCGTTTCTCAAACGAAGATTACCTGCTTATATGTTGCCTGCTGCATTTATTGTATTAGACAGGCTTCCTATAACTGTTAATGGCAAAGTCGATCGCAAAGCATTACCATCTCCTAATCTAATTGTTGAAAAGGAAGTAAGTCCGATCGTTGCACCGACAACTTCTTTGGAAACATCCTTAGTAGAAATCTGGACTCAACTACTGGGACGAAAACAAGTAGGAATCCACGACAATTTCTTTGAATTGGGCGGACATTCCCTACTAGCGACTCAGCTTGTCTCGCGCATTCGCGATCGCTTTCAGGTGGAATTACCACTACGCAACATCTTTGAAACTCCCACGATCGCACAAATCGCGCAAAAAATAGAAGATTTACAATGCAAATTACAGCGAAATACTAATACTTTGCTACATCGCGCAAAAGAATCAGTTTCGCAACAACGTGAGGAAGTAGAACTATGATGAAAACAACGATAGCTGAATTTATTTCTTATCTCAAAACCTTAGATGTGCAGTTATTTGTAGAAGGCGATCCAAATACGCCTTTAGACAAAATTCGTTTGCGTTGTAACGCTCCCGAAGGTATATTGACAACAGCATTGCGTCAAGAATTAGCCGATCGCAAAGCCGAAATTATCACATATTTGCATAAAAAAGAAGCAGGGGAAAAGAAAGAATTATTATCTACTCTATCCCACTCCCCACTACCTACTCCCCACTACCCTCTATCATTCGCTCAACAGCGATTATGGTTTTTATATCAACTAGCACCAGATAACCCTTTTTACAACGTACCTGCGGCTATTCGGTTAACGGGGAAACTCGATCGAACTGCATTAGAGCGATCGTTTCAAGAAATCGTGCGCCGCCATGATGCCCTTCGCACTACATTTAAAATCATTGATGGGCAACCCGTTCAAATTGTTGAACCTCATGCCAAAGTTGAATTATCGGTTGTAAATTTGCCAAATGTTGCTGTTAGCGATCGCGAACGCATCAGTCAACAATTAGCCGCTGCGGAAGCACAACTTCCATTTAATCTAATAACCGATCCGTTGTTGCGATTGACATTGTTGCAATTCGATGCAACTGAGGCAGTTTTGTTATTAACAATGCACCATATTGTAGCTGATGGTTGGTCGTTGGGCGTACTAATCCGAGAATTGGCTGGTTGCTACACCGCATTTGTTGAAAGAAAAACGCCTGTATTGCCACCATTATCGATTCAATATACTGATTTTGCTGGCTGGCAACGCAACTGGTTGCAGGGAAAAGTTTTAGAGGAACAATTAGCTTATTGGCGCAGACAATTGCAAGATTTGTCAATGTTAGATCTGCCCAGCGATCGCCCTCGCCCTGCCGTTCAAAGCTACCGGGGCGCAACCTATCCGTTGCAAATTTCTCCCGATCTTACCCAAGCGTTAGAAGCTTTGAGCCAGCAATCGGGAGTATCTCTTTTTATGACTTTGTTGGCAGCATTTCAAACATTGCTTTATCGATATACCGGGCAGGAAGATATCGCGATCGGCTCTCCAATCGCCAACCGTCATCGCAGTGAATTGGAAGCATTAATAGGCTTTTTTGTTAATAGTTTGGTGATGCGATCGGATTTATCTGGTAATCCGACTTTTCGCGAATTGTTGGAGCGCGTGCGAAATGTTGCTTTGGAAGCATACACCTATCAAGACTTACCATTTGAAAAGTTGGTAGAAGAATTAGATCCCGATCGGGATTTAAGTCGCAATCCTTTATTTCAGGTTGCCTTTGCGCTACAAAATGCTCCGATGCAGCCATTAGAATTGCCAGGATTAAGGCTAGAACCTGCTCGTTATGAGTCAGGTAGCACCCGATTCGATCTAGAAGTTCACCTGTGGGAACCTGCTCATGGATTGCGAAGTTTATGGCAATCGCAGGAAGGTTTGAGCGGTTTTATTTCCTATAGTACGGATTTGTTCGATCGCGATCGGATCGGTCGCCTGAGCGGACATTTTCAAACTTTATTAGCAGGAATTGTTGCTAATCCCGATGCTCGTTTGTCAGACTTGCCTTTGCTGACAACCGCAGAATATCAGCAGATTGTTGTTGATTGGAATCGATCCCCCCTAGCCCCCCTTTTTAAGGGGGGAACTGCCTTCAAAGTCCCCCTTTTTTCGAGCGAAGCGGCGCGTCAGCGCGGGGATTTAGGGGGATCGATGCAGGAGTTCTGTTTCCATCAAATATTGGAGGATTGGGTGCAAGTCGATCCAAATGCGATCGCAATTATTTCGCAACAGAAATCCCTCACCTATGGAGAACTAAACCAGCAAGCCGATCTTCTGGCGCAAACATTACAACAAATGGGAGTTGAAACAGATTCTCTAGTTGGTTTGTGTGTCGATCGATCTGCTGACATGATAATCGGTATTCTGGGAATTCTCAAAGCTGGAGCAGCTTACGTACCGCTCGATCCCAATCATCCCAGCGATCGACTTCAATTCATGTTAATAGATACCCAAGTTTCGATTCTGCTAACGCAATCTTGGTTAGTGGAAAAGCTACCGCGATCGCAAGCAAAAATAGTTTGTCTAGATCGAGAAGATTTCCCTACCTTAAGCACTCCCCTTATTAAGCAGGGCAGGGGGGATCGAACAGTAACTTCTGACAATCTTGCTTATGTTATTTACACTTCTGGTTCTACAGGTACGCCGAAAGGAGTTCTGCTATCTCATCGAGGTTTGTGCAATGTTGTGAAAGCACAGCAGCAAGTTTTTCATACCTCTCGCAATAGTCGAATTCTACAATTTAGTTCTCTGAGTTTTGATGCTTCTATTTTCGAGATTGCCTTAGCATTTGGCTGTGGCGGTACTTTATATATTCCTCCCAAATCTGCCCGATTACCGGGGATGGAATTGGTGCAATTTCTAAAAGATAATCAGATTACTCATGCTTTGCTAACTCCGGCAGTTTTAGCTGTTCTACCGTCAGTGGAACTTCCCGCACTTCAGGTATTAATTACGGGGGGAGAAGCTTGCTCTTCTCAAGTAGTCGATCGCTGGGCAGCAAATCGTCACTTTTTCAACGCTTATGGCCCAACAGAAACTACGATTTGGTCAACTTTTGTCGAACTTCATCCCGGCGGTTCACTGACGATCGGTCGTCCCATTCTCAATACCCAAGTATATATTCTGGATGCTAATTTAAACCCCGTTCCTGTAGGTATTCCAGGCGAATTATACATCGCTGGCGCAGGAATTGCCCGTGGCTATCTCAATCGTCCAGAATTAACAGCAGAACGGTTTATTACTATTGATTCATCAGTTTTGA is a genomic window containing:
- a CDS encoding amino acid adenylation domain-containing protein, translating into MISDRLNRECIEEDIFIFPASFAQQRLWFIEQLLPGDSLYIIPLVFRLAGSLEREQLDRSIQALVRRHEILRTTFEVVDGQLVQVIAPELQLPLKFTDLRGLPANLREETALDRIWQEIQQPFHLNKGPLFRVWLWQLQDTEHLLLIALHHIIFDEWSSGVLIRELGELYAAAIAGKSPVLPELPVQYADFAHWQREWLQGDVLNTQLRYWKQQLKDVPVLNLPGAASRSLAQSHRGASQLLELPQHLLDALEELSQQAGVTLFMTLLAAFKTLLHRYTEQTDIAIGSPIANRHRSELEGLIGFLVNSLVLRTNLAGDPTFRDLLDRVRDVTLAAYAHQDLPFEKLVEELQPVRSLGQNPLFQVVFALQNTPIEQLVLPGLVLSPVDLETKTSRFDLELYLWKCADNFRNLWGKGWQNSDGLRGVIIYNTDLFDAATITSLKHHFQTLLEGIVANPDTHLSALPLLTTEKQKELLQNWHNNQSGYPANICIHQLFEEQVEKRPTAIAVRFGDRKSTYHELNQGSNQLARYLQKLGISAGMPVGICMERNAVAIAAMLAILKAGGAYVPLDPSYPTERLHFILEDAGITVVLTQENYTDLCQTDKTKIICLEREWDAIAQESDENLSTSSTADRVAYIIYTSGSTGTPKGVMIPHRAVNRLVRETNYVQIEPCDCGERSARGDRIAQIANLAFDAATFEIWGALLNGAQLIGIEREITLSPTNFVAELHQQQISILFLTTALFNQTVSQIPNAFRGLKYLLFGGEMVNVERVRLVLQQGKPQHLIHVYGPTENTTFSTWYEVQDVRENATTIPIGKAISNTQVYLLDGNLNPVPAGVSGEIYLGGDGLAKGYLNRSELTAERFINFDLGAGLTPSQPPFLKGAGGLGFPNSPTLYKTGDRALYRLDGNLEFLGRTDNQIKIRGFRVELGEIETLIAQHPTVETAVVVVREMESDSATQALLDRQLIAYLVPKEEATIPTERDLRSFLKRRLPAYMLPAAFIVLDRLPITVNGKVDRKALPSPNLIVEKEVSPIVAPTTSLETSLVEIWTQLLGRKQVGIHDNFFELGGHSLLATQLVSRIRDRFQVELPLRNIFETPTIAQIAQKIEDLQCKLQRNTNTLLHRAKESVSQQREEVEL
- a CDS encoding amino acid adenylation domain-containing protein, producing MMKTTIAEFISYLKTLDVQLFVEGDPNTPLDKIRLRCNAPEGILTTALRQELADRKAEIITYLHKKEAGEKKELLSTLSHSPLPTPHYPLSFAQQRLWFLYQLAPDNPFYNVPAAIRLTGKLDRTALERSFQEIVRRHDALRTTFKIIDGQPVQIVEPHAKVELSVVNLPNVAVSDRERISQQLAAAEAQLPFNLITDPLLRLTLLQFDATEAVLLLTMHHIVADGWSLGVLIRELAGCYTAFVERKTPVLPPLSIQYTDFAGWQRNWLQGKVLEEQLAYWRRQLQDLSMLDLPSDRPRPAVQSYRGATYPLQISPDLTQALEALSQQSGVSLFMTLLAAFQTLLYRYTGQEDIAIGSPIANRHRSELEALIGFFVNSLVMRSDLSGNPTFRELLERVRNVALEAYTYQDLPFEKLVEELDPDRDLSRNPLFQVAFALQNAPMQPLELPGLRLEPARYESGSTRFDLEVHLWEPAHGLRSLWQSQEGLSGFISYSTDLFDRDRIGRLSGHFQTLLAGIVANPDARLSDLPLLTTAEYQQIVVDWNRSPLAPLFKGGTAFKVPLFSSEAARQRGDLGGSMQEFCFHQILEDWVQVDPNAIAIISQQKSLTYGELNQQADLLAQTLQQMGVETDSLVGLCVDRSADMIIGILGILKAGAAYVPLDPNHPSDRLQFMLIDTQVSILLTQSWLVEKLPRSQAKIVCLDREDFPTLSTPLIKQGRGDRTVTSDNLAYVIYTSGSTGTPKGVLLSHRGLCNVVKAQQQVFHTSRNSRILQFSSLSFDASIFEIALAFGCGGTLYIPPKSARLPGMELVQFLKDNQITHALLTPAVLAVLPSVELPALQVLITGGEACSSQVVDRWAANRHFFNAYGPTETTIWSTFVELHPGGSLTIGRPILNTQVYILDANLNPVPVGIPGELYIAGAGIARGYLNRPELTAERFITIDSSVLSDELKITSNSKLSNNSKLKIQNSKLYKTGDRVRYRSDGTIEFLGRVDNQIKIRGFRVELGEIEATLQRHPAIRDAVVITSDELSDRKRLIAYFSINHQHFQQTIIQPLQTQQIEYWQTLYNQTYHSGADPSPTPPLTGEGLKDSPSSTPLFKGGRGDRSVGTDPSPTPPLTGEGLKDSP